From a region of the Plodia interpunctella isolate USDA-ARS_2022_Savannah chromosome 13, ilPloInte3.2, whole genome shotgun sequence genome:
- the LOC128674871 gene encoding uncharacterized protein LOC128674871 isoform X2 — MESVKKWLSERANKKNGIYVHYSPPKLLGVVTAAQLRQWARGGAANRLERAVLAGQGHRLLSEAESLPLSHHLPTLVAKCDALHAAVERGSLAELQELLDSEYNRRKYLMCRDEAGVGLLHKAIFYDYLDIAEWLVSQNPMLVHQKDSAGRTPLHYAAVCRDEAHAASLLEGAGAARGARDAAGRTPAHYRGPARTLLALPISPDMARETKNPPGLVIKRHNIRIWCHDCDMARLQRVVWEGHGARLLSEVSSQPVVKKFLEAVPYIMNTVREIHSSVIQNDLEGLMKHAGDPVPPQALSSRDAHNMTVMHKAAGLGHGGILRYIADRYPQGINDIDNDGRTPLHYAATVRDEQHTYNMLVSMGADEAATDNKNKTPGYYINRPQEIDKSNLKAIPDAPRTPSSAYPSSWDWKLLDTEVIQELNKKSRRKNLKASNENISSKNNTQTVSDSTDTHTTKAMKASSTREFIKDLPDLDKQVDHTKDEEVQENTDGNTDETEKEENQHDEEDPVDDHEEDQHDEEDPVDDHEEDQHDEEDPVDDHEENQHDEKNPVDDHEAHEYKQHSEDDKDEEKHFSDSEKVEEKRDSNYEDKHVSEDGHNEQNDNVEHDVSENNVEKSIVSDENANESENELVNNENENDHADQDFDENDDNKTEHKNMYEEDISRTEEHSNDDKNDEKENSHTNQNDENEETADGKDHEEENATEEDSDVTGNEGNDTNGRNMQESLISGIISGEAEQDSQDASIAQREDSVHGDVLVVDHEIDPEITELINSANMEMLATLVLNGEGSRLVGRRSRNSELQAFLDNVPTYMQKINRVHLAAREGNIRDLQAALDRRKFAIARDPISPNGATPLHVATVFGKTNIMKYLGGRFPETLSAVDFEGRTSLHYAAVLPDNGHYYNLLQQLGANSKDLDDNGRTAEDYLKNPDLLPFSQLMTDYGITEEFAQEMLSDKIPEDRVSSRRALDTPEALDTLERCYRLLASARPVRTPLSASSNRATPPLVLGRFLKRSIFEIIKHRTTKLDHDLFDVIWPAVKKLPDNRNIIQTVEEDFPGGITAPDYYVYEVFHEFLLPLIKDLHNINVNSDLQIHPQSDFAKIQSTTSASEPLVELNIDTNDEFVLSGTIECSRNLNGFELPLNLKVGKLETIERIITTILLQDDFAKFSEQSNPESDQKGGTYYTLNEVLEKPSEICAALASSGLLIALCDREEIDDCTRLHGRHWPYGRGVFVTDDKTIAIWINVHDHLRVLVSTPTDSPGEIGLPFSKMSFIMSHLHQRLDFVWDPKLGHLSSRPTFLGAGIRFSLIINFPGLSKDSDNMKHLCAMRGLQYRETLSADIVRISNYQCLSTTETNCFNDFSTASSNLLHLEKDLSLQNSAHIATMLTNIFRRKRSSLADLESPEKHPKF; from the exons TACTTGGCGTAGTAACTGCCGCTCAGCTGCGGCAGTGGGCTAGAGGAGGGGCCGCCAACAG ACTGGAGCGAGCAGTGCTAGCGGGGCAGGGGCACCGACTGCTGTCAGAAGCAGAGTCCCTGCCCCTGTCACACCACCTGCCCACCCTGGTGGCCAAGTGCGACGCCCTCCACGCTGCGGTTGAGAGGGGCTCGCTCGCGGAACTACAG GAGCTCCTGGACTCTGAATACAACCGTCGAAAGTACCTGATGTGCCGCGATGAAGCCGGAGTCGGGCTGCTACACAAGGCGATATTCTACGACTACCTGGACATCGCCGAGTGGCTCGTCAGCCAGAATCCCATGCTCGTGCATCAGAAGGATTCT GCAGGCCGTACTCCTTTGCACTACGCAGCGGTGTGTAGGGACGAAGCACATGCGGCGTCGCTGCTGGAGGGTGCGGGGGCGGCGCGGGGCGCGCGGGACGCGGCCGGCAGGACGCCGGCCCATTACCGCGGCCCCGCGCGCACTCTGCTGGCGCTGCCCATCTCGCCCGACATGGCCAGGGAAACTAAGAACCCACCAG GTTTGGTGATAAAACGCCACAACATCCGAATATGGTGTCACGACTGCGACATGGCGCGTCTTCAGCGCGTGGTGTGGGAGGGGCACGGCGCGCGGCTGCTCAGCGAGGTGTCTAGCCAGCCTGTGGTCAAGAAGTTCCTGGAAGCCGTGCCTTATATCATG AATACAGTCCGAGAAATCCACAGCTCCGTGATACAGAATGACCTTGAAGGCCTCATGAAGCACGCGGGAGACCCGGTGCCTCCGCAAGCGCTGTCCAGCAGGGACGCCCATAATATGACAGTCATGCATAAG gCTGCTGGTCTCGGCCACGGGGGTATACTCCGGTACATCGCCGACAGATACCCACAAGGCATCAACGACATCGATAACGACGGTCGCACTCCGCTCCACTACGCAGCCACTGTCAGAGACGAGCAGCACACGTACAACATGCTCGTCAGCATGGGAGCTGATGAGGCCGCCACAGATAAC AAAAATAAGACTCCAgggtattatataaatagacccCAGGAAATAGATAAATCTAACCTAAAAGCGATACCCGATGCACCTAGAACTCCTTCAAGTGCTTATCCATCATCGTGGGACTGGAAACTGCTAGATACGGAGGTTATACAAGAATTGAATAAGAAATCCAGGAGGAAGAATTTAAAAGcatcaaatgaaaatatatcatcCAAGAATAATACACAAACCGTATCAGATAGCACTGATACTCATACTACTAAAGCTATGAAAGCTAGTAGCACTCGAGAATTCATAAAAGATTTACCGGACTTAGATAAACAAGTAGATCATACAAAG GATGAGGAAGTACAGGAAAATACTGATGGAAATACTGATGAAActgaaaaagaagaaaatcaaCATGATGAAGAGGATCCTGTTGATGACCACGAAGAAGATCAACATGATGAAGAGGATCCTGTTGATGACCACGAAGAAGATCAACATGATGAAGAGGATCCTGTTGATGACCACGAAGAAAATCAACATGATGAAAAGAATCCTGTTGATGACCACGAAGCCCATGAATATAAACAACATTCCGAAGATGACAAAGacgaagaaaaacatttttccgaTAGTGAAAAAGTGGAGGAAAAACGTGATTCTAATTATGAAGATAAGCATGTTTCTGAAGATGGCCACAATGAACAGAATGATAATGTTGAACATGATGTATCTGAAAATAACGTAGAGAAGTCTATTGTTTCAGATGAAAATGCAAATGAAAGTGAAAATGAGTTGGTtaacaatgaaaatgaaaacgaTCATGCAGATcaagattttgatgaaaacgATGACAACAAAACAgaacacaaaaatatgtatgaagaAGATATTTCACGTACTGAAGAACATAGTAATGATGACAAAAATGATGAGAAAGAAAATAGTCACACTAATCAAAACGATGAAAATGAGGAAACAGCAGATGGGAAAGATCACGAGGAAGAAAATGCAACAGAAGAAGATTCTGATGTCACAGGAAATGaag GAAACGACACCAACGGCCGAAATATGCAAGAAAGTCTAATATCAGGCATTATTAGTGGTGAAGCTGAGCAGGACTCGCAAGATGCAAGTATAGCACAAAGAGAAGATTCTGTTCATGGCGACGTTCTTGTTGTT GATCATGAAATAGATCCTGAAATCACAGAATTAATAAACAGTGCGAATATGGAAATGTTAGCCACTTTGGTATTAAATGGTGAGGGCTCAAGACTGGTAGGCAGAAGATCAAGAAACTCAGAGTTACAAGCATTCTTGGACAATGTTCCTACGTATATG CAAAAAATCAACAGAGTTCACTTGGCGGCTAGAGAAGGAAATATTAGAGATCTACAAGCAGCTTTAGACAGAAGAAAGTTTGCAATAGCACGAGACCCCATATCGCCAAATGGTGCTACTCCTCTACACGTGGCCACTGTATTCgggaaaacaaatataatgaaatatttaggaGGAAG ATTCCCGGAAACACTATCTGCAGTGGATTTTGAAGGAAGAACTTCCTTGCATTATGCCGCCGTTCTCCCAGATAATGgacattattacaatttattgcaGCAACTTGGTGCCAATTCAAAAGATCTAGATGAC AATGGACGAACGGCAGaggattatttgaaaaatcctGACTTGCTCCCGTTTAGTCAATTAATGACTGATTACGGCATAACAGAAGAATTTGCCCAAGAAATGTTGTCAGATAAAA TTCCTGAGGACCGTGTATCGTCCCGCCGCGCTTTGGATACTCCAGAAGCCCTGGACACCCTCGAGCGTTGTTACCGGCTTTTAGCGTCTGCAAGGCCGGTTCGAACTCCACTTTCAGCATCGTCCAATAGAGCCACGCCACCGCTAGTTCTAGGAAGATTCCTTAAACGGtcgatttttgaaataattaaacacaGAACAACGAAACTTGACCATGATCTTTTTGACGTAATCTGGCCAGCTGTGAAAAAATTACCAgacaatagaaatattattcaaactGTCGAAGAAGACTTTCCTGGAGGCATAACTGCGCcagattattatgtttatgaaGTTTTCCATGAATTTTTACTTCCCTTAATAAAAGATTTACACAACATCAACGTCAACTCGGATTTACAAATACATCCTCAATCTGACTTTGCCAAAATACAATCGACGACTTCAGCATCAGAACCACTTGTAGaattaaatatagatacaAATGATGAGTTTGTACTTTCCGGTACTATTGAGTGTTCCAGAAACTTGAACGGCTTTGAATTACCATTGAACTTAAAGGTAGGAAAATTGGAAACCATTGAAAGAATTATAACAACTATATTATTGCAAGATGATTTTGCTAAGTTTAGTGAACAATCTAATCCAGAATCTGATCAAAAAGGTGGAacttattatactttaaatgaggTTTTAGAAAAACCTTCTGAAATATGCGCTGCCTTAGCTTCTAGTGGATTATTAATAGCATTATGCGACAGGGAAGAAATTGATGACTGTACTCGCTTGCATGGTCGACACTGGCCGTACGGGCGCGGTGTTTTTGTAACTGATGATAAAACTATTGCAATTTGGATTAATGTGCATGACCACTTACGTGTACTCGTATCAACACCTACGGATTCCCCAGGAGAGATAGGTCTTCCGTTTAGTAAAATGTCTTTCATTATGTCGCATCTGCATCAAAGACTTGATTTTGTCTGGGATCCAAAACTTGGGCACTTGAGCAGCAGGCCAACATTTTTGGGTGCAGGAATAAGATTCAGCCTCATTATCAACTTTCCTGGCCTGTCCAAAGATTCGGATAATATGAAGCATTTATGTGCAATGAGAGGACTGCAGTATCGAGAAACTTTAAGTGCAGATATAGTTAGAATAAGTAACTACCAATGTCTGAGCACTACAGAGACAAATTGTTTCAATGATTTCTCGACTGCTTCTTCAAACTTACTGCATTTAGAGAAAGATTTATCATTGCAAAATTCAGCGCACATTGCAACAAtgctaacaaatatttttagacgAAAACGGAGCAGCTTAGCTGATTTGGAAAGTCCGGAAAAACATCCTAAATTCTAA